Proteins found in one Persephonella sp. genomic segment:
- a CDS encoding GTP-binding protein, with protein sequence MAREKFERKKEHVNVGTIGHVDHGKTTLTAAITYVLSKKGLAEFIGYGDIDKAP encoded by the coding sequence ATGGCGAGAGAAAAATTTGAGAGGAAGAAAGAGCATGTAAACGTAGGGACAATAGGGCACGTAGACCACGGGAAGACAACATTAACAGCGGCTATAACATACGTTCTATCAAAGAAAGGATTAGCAGAATTTATAGGATACGGAGATATTGACAAAGCACCAG